Sequence from the Paludisphaera rhizosphaerae genome:
TCCAGGCCACTGGGCCAAGCCTCGGCGCTGAATACCCGCCCAGCCACTGGGATCTACTCCTTTGGATCGGGATTCTGGTTTTGCTATATCATATATTTTGCCGAGTTCGCCCAATTTCCGTAAAGGCGACTCTTTCCGCAAAACCTGCCGAGGTCGCCGTCCGTGGCCCTCACCGCGATTCGGACGGTCCGAGAATGGTAGATCCGATCGCCCCGTCGTCCACCCGTCGAGATTTCAAAAACGAAACGCGGGGAGTTCAGGGCGTCTGGGAATCTTCTCGCCAAATACTTTCGGCGCTCCTATCGGCCTCACGCGAATCTGTGAAATGAAGAGACAGTGAGCCCGGAACGTGCGTTTCATACAAGTTCTATAGAAATGGTGTAATTAGCCTTGCTCAGAAGTCGATAAGCAGATAGGCTTGGATCGTCGCGAGTCGGCGGCGGCGTCGAAACCTCTTCCGTTCGAGCCTAGCCGACCTACACAGGAGTTTCGCTCATGCCGACGCGGTCGAGTCGATGCTGTTGTTGACGCCCAACACGAGAAGGCGTCCGGACTGAGCCTCCGCCCCCCAGGCGTTGAAGGCCGCCGTCGACGTGAAAGTCCGAGGCCAATCGGCTTTCGCGGAAAATCACCGAACACAAAGCATCCGAGACCGCCGCCGTTTCGAGGCCGCAAGTGCGCGACCTGCAGGCCCCGGTCTCTTCCGCCCACCGAATACCAAGGCAGAATCGAGACGAGTCATGAGCAAGAGATTTTTGTCAGTCGGCGATATCCTGATCAATCCAGAGCTGCTAGCGTACGCCGTCGTCGAGAGCGACGGCGCGGACGGACCTCAACTCCGATTGGGCTTCTCGGCCCAGGCGGGGGGCCGCAGCGACCTCGTCGTCGCGGGGGAGGCCGCTTCGGAGATCCTCCGTTGGCTGCGGCTCAATTCGGATTTCCTGAGCAAGCAGGGCACCTTCGCCCCGAACGGGTCGAACCGCCACGCTCACCGTGAATTCCAGCGAGCCGTGCCGACGGGCTCGCTCCACGAACTCCCGCCGGCCCTGGGTCGCTCACCGGAGCTGGTCGGCCGGCATTGAGGACGCGAACTCGTCGGTCCTGACTGAGTCCATCCCTTCGATTCGAGGCTTCCCCTTCGCACAGGGGGAAGGGCGATAACACGACCTCGCCCCGCCTCAAACACGCCGGAGTCCTCCTTTAGCAAGGGGGGAGGACTTCGGATCACTTCCCAGCATCCCACCTCTGAGGGCGGACCTTCTCAAGCAAGGGGAGAAGGTCCGCCCATCTCTTTTCAGGGCGTCGGGGTCGGTTCACCAGAGGGTGCCGGAACGTCGACGTCCACGCCCAGAGGGGCTCCCAAGTTGGGCGTACCGTCCTGGTTCCAGGTGAACTTCTGGGCTCGCGTCGAACGATCGGAGTAGGTGACGGCCGTTCCGGACTTGGCGTGGTAGGCGATCCAGTCCTCTCGGCCGTCCGGCGATTTGAAGAACGAATTGTGGCCCGGCCCGAAGACGCCGGCCGCGTCGTTCCTCTCGAAGACCGGCCGAAGGTGTTGCTCCCAGGAGGCGCTCTTCATCGGGTCGGCATCGGGGGCGATCGAGATCATCCCGAGCTTGTAGTCGGGGGTGTCGGCGGGGCAGGTCGAGTAGATCAGGAAGATGCGGCCCTGGTCTCCCTGGCGAAGGGCGACGGGGCCTTCGCGGACGAAGTCACAGCCGAAACCGTCGACGATCAGGTAGACCCGGGGGCCGAACAGCGTCCACGGGTTGGCCATCCGGCTGATGTAGAGCCCCTGACCGGTCGGGCTGGGCCGGCCGCACCAGACGAAGTAGCTCGCGCCGTTGGGCATCTTCATGACGGTGCCGTCGATCGCGTAGTACTCATCCTTGGGATCGGTCTGGAGCCTGGCCTTGAAGGTGTACGGCCCCATCGGGTCGTCGCCGGCGGACTCCACGACGTACATCCGGTGGTTAGGCTCCTTGCCGTCGCTCGCCGTGAAGTAGAGGTACCACCGAGGGCCCGAACCGCCGTCGAGCCGATGGAATTCCGGGGCCCAGACGTCGCGGTTGCGCGTTGGGTCGGAATCCTTCCAGACGACCTGATCGGGGGCCTGCTTGAGGTCGCCCAACCGACGAGCCTTCCGGAGCTGGACGTCACGGCCAGTGGTCGTCGCCAGGTAATACCAGCCGTCGTGATACATCAGCCAGGGATCGGCGCCGTGAACCTTCAGCGGGTTGCGGAAGGTCGTCGTGGTTGAAGCTGCTTTTTCCTGGGCGCAGACGGGATCGCTCGTGATCGCGAGCAGCAGGGCTGGCAGCGCGATCACGGCGAGTCGTGATCGGAGAGTCTTCATGGTTTCGGTCAGTCCCACTTCAAGATCGCGCCGGTGTCGGCGCTGGTGGCGAGCTTCTGGTAGCGGGCGAGCCACCCGGACTTGAAAGCCGAGGGGCGGGGCTTCCAGGCCTCGCGACGGGTCTTCAATTCCTCGTCGGAGAGCTGGACGGCCAGTTTGCCTGCGGGGATGTCGATTTCGACGATGTCCCCATCGCGGATCAGGCCGATCGGCCCGCCGACGGCGGCCTCGGGGCTGATGTGCCCGATCGACGCGCCGGCGGTCCCGCCCGAGAAGCGGCCGTCGGTGATCAGGGCGCACTTGTCGTCCAGGCCCACACCCTTGACGGCCGTGGTCGGCGCGAGCATCTCCTGCATGCCGGGGCCGCCGCGCGGGCCTTCGTAGCGAATGACGATGACGTCGCCGGCCTTCACCTTGCCGAAGACGATGCCGTTGTAGGCGTCGATCTCGCTCTCGAAGATGACGGCGGGGCCGCTGTGCTTCATCATCTTCGGATTCACGCCGGCCGTCTTCACCACCGCGCCGTCGGGGGCGAGGTTCCCCTTGAGCATGGTCAGGCCGCCGGTCTTCGAATAGGCGTTCTCGACCGTCCGGATGACGTCGAAGGCGTTGTAGCCGTCGTCCGACGGGCCGTGACCGCCGCCGTCGCCGTTCGACGTCGGCGCTTCGGACTCGCCCTCGGATTCGAGGACGGCGAGGCCGGCCGCCTGCGAACGAGGATCACCAGCGACGCTGGGGACGGTCCAGGCTTGCGACGATCGCTCGCCGCCGGGACGGACGCGGGTCATCGTGCGAGCGGCCTGGGTGGCCGTGGCGCCGCGCACGTCGTACTCCTCGATGTTCTCGCCCAGCGTCTTGCCTGTCACGGTGCGGGCCGACAGGTCGAGCAGGCCGGGGAGACCGCGGGCGATCTCGCCGAGGATCGTATGGATGCCGCCGGCTCGGGCGACGTCCTCGATGTGGTAGCTGCTCGACGGGCTGACCTTGCAAATGTTCGGCGTTTTCTTGCTCAACTCGTCGATGCGATCGAGCGTGAACGGCACGCCGGCCTCGTGGGCGATGGCCAGGATGTGGAGCACGGTATTGGTGCTGCCTCCCATCGCCATGTCGAGGATCATCGAGTTGTCGAACGCCGCCGCGGTGGCGATCTCGCGAGGGAGGAGGCCGTGGCCTTCGCCGACGCGATTGAACTCAAGCGCCATCTCGACGATCCG
This genomic interval carries:
- the ilvD gene encoding dihydroxy-acid dehydratase, translated to MRSDTIKQGDARAAHRSLLRATGVREDDWKKPFIAICNSHVDIIPGHVHLQEVGNFVKECVRAAGGVPFLFNTIGVDDGIAMGHGGMKYSLPSRELIADSVETMINAHMFDGMICIPNCDKIVPGMFMGAMRVNVPTIFASGGPMEAGKTASGKTVDLIDAFVGGVQKAQGKMTAEELDEIEKAACPTCGSCSGMFTANSMNCLAEALGMALPGNGTLLATAADRRSLFEKAAKRIVEMALEFNRVGEGHGLLPREIATAAAFDNSMILDMAMGGSTNTVLHILAIAHEAGVPFTLDRIDELSKKTPNICKVSPSSSYHIEDVARAGGIHTILGEIARGLPGLLDLSARTVTGKTLGENIEEYDVRGATATQAARTMTRVRPGGERSSQAWTVPSVAGDPRSQAAGLAVLESEGESEAPTSNGDGGGHGPSDDGYNAFDVIRTVENAYSKTGGLTMLKGNLAPDGAVVKTAGVNPKMMKHSGPAVIFESEIDAYNGIVFGKVKAGDVIVIRYEGPRGGPGMQEMLAPTTAVKGVGLDDKCALITDGRFSGGTAGASIGHISPEAAVGGPIGLIRDGDIVEIDIPAGKLAVQLSDEELKTRREAWKPRPSAFKSGWLARYQKLATSADTGAILKWD
- a CDS encoding glycoside hydrolase family 43 protein: MKTLRSRLAVIALPALLLAITSDPVCAQEKAASTTTTFRNPLKVHGADPWLMYHDGWYYLATTTGRDVQLRKARRLGDLKQAPDQVVWKDSDPTRNRDVWAPEFHRLDGGSGPRWYLYFTASDGKEPNHRMYVVESAGDDPMGPYTFKARLQTDPKDEYYAIDGTVMKMPNGASYFVWCGRPSPTGQGLYISRMANPWTLFGPRVYLIVDGFGCDFVREGPVALRQGDQGRIFLIYSTCPADTPDYKLGMISIAPDADPMKSASWEQHLRPVFERNDAAGVFGPGHNSFFKSPDGREDWIAYHAKSGTAVTYSDRSTRAQKFTWNQDGTPNLGAPLGVDVDVPAPSGEPTPTP